The Henningerozyma blattae CBS 6284 chromosome 6, complete genome genomic interval CTGACCGTGTCATGATCGGTTGGCCTATTATGAAGGATCACTTAGATTTAGTATGTCCCTCTGAATCCTTATCCATCGCTGTTGACTGTCTACACGAAGGCACTATTCCTGATTATTATGGTTCAGAACTTGCCGAAGTATTTGTACTTACCCTAGATTCTACCCTCGTCTCTGATTCGTTTACGCTGTTACCTGCTGATATCCGTCAAGATTTTGCTACTACTGTAACTGATACTCTTCCTCCGAATGCTGGTACTAAGTCATACTCACATGAGATTATCTTAAAGGAGGGAGGACGACCACCTCGTTTAGCTCCGTACCGTTTAACACCgaaattagaaaaagaatGCCGCCAAATTGTTGAAgatttgttaaaaaatcaatttatcAGTGAGAGTAAATCTCCATACTCATCACCTGTACTATTAGTTAAGAAAAAAGACGGTAGTTTTAGGATGGTTGTCGATTTCAGAGAGTTAAACAAAGTTACAGTTAAGGATCCCTTTCCATTACCTCGAATAGACGATTTGTTAAGTAAACTCGGCGATTGTGCTCTTTTTACCACTCTGTATCTACATTCGGGCTATCATCAGATTCCACTAGATCCGGATAGTGAAGAAATGACCGGCTTTACTACCCCTTTTGGCCACTATTAATACAAAGTAATGCCGTTTGGCTTATGTAACGCCCCAGCTACCTTTTCTGGATACATTCAATGGTTAATAGGCAATACTCCTaatgttttgttttgtttacTTAGATGATATCCTAATTGCCTCGGAAGATAAGGAATCTCATCTTGAAGAAGGAAAATTTGGTATgcaaaaagaagaaatgtCATTTCTTACAAGAGTCTGTAGAATTCCTAGGATTCAGATTGGGTAAAAACGGTATTATGGtacaacaagaaaaaattcgAGCAGTTAAAGAGATGCCCACGCCAAACACAATTAAATCAGCTCAATCCTTTCTGGGAATGGTAAACTATTATAGGAATTTTATTCCCCAGTGCTCATTGTTGTCCAAAcctattattgaatttatttctaaaaaatgTGATTGGTCCAAGAAACAAGATCAAGCGGTTATTACtctaaaacaaaaattatgcTCAGCACCCGTACTAGTCCCATTTATTCCTGGTGACGAATACCGTCTTTCTACAGATGCTAGCACTATCGCTCTTGGTGGGGTACTAGAACGTTTACACATGGGACAACTTGTTGGTGTAATTggttatttttcaaaaactgTTAATCCTACTCAAGCATGTTATCCGGTTGGAGAAATAGAGTTGTTGTCAATCATTCAAAACTTACAACACTTCAAATACTATCTACATGGACACCACTTCATCTTAAGAACTGATCATATATCCTTATTGGCATACAGAAATAAGAAAGAACCCTCTGCAAGAATTTCACGATGGTTAGACTTCTTAGCTGAGTTTGATTTCACCTTAGAATACATTAAAGGATGACTTAATCATGTAGCAGATGCCTTAAGTAGACCGGCTACGGAAAATGAGATTACCACTAACGAAGTTAATAAAGTTGCaataattgaagaaattgaagatcCAACTATGGTATTTCCAATAAACAGTATAGAGAGAATCTCCCCAGTTGATTGGCGTGAAGATTGGATCCAAGACGCCTGGTCCGCTGCAGTTTTGGTATATTTAGGTTTGGTTCAAGATGTCAAGATTAATCCCACTGATAAGTGGTTATTTGATAAGTATGTTAAGAAACTCAAGCTGTCCAAAAAATCTATGGCTCGATACAAGTTTGATGaccaaatattatattatgatGATAGAGTCTGTGTACCTCGCTCCAGACGTACCGAACTACTAAACATTTATCACGATAACATATTGCATTGTGGACATTTTGGTGAAGTTACTAcgattaataaaatatgtcCTAATTACTATTGGCCTTCAATGACGGTAGATATTCGTACTTATATCAAAGGATGTTTACAATGccaaattatgaaaaaatttagacCTAAGAAAGATGGACAACTGGAACCATTAGATATTCCACAAGGACGTTGGCTAGAATTGtcaattgattttgttACCGGACTTCCAACTACTCAATCTCAGAACGACATGATCATGGTTGTAGTTGATAGGTTTTCTAAAAGAGCCCATTTCATAGCCACTCAAATATCCTTAGGATCTGTCGGTACGTTAGACTTATTTTATCGGTTTATTTTTGCTTATCATGGTTTTCCAAGAACGATTGTTTCAGATAGAGATATTAGATTCACCAGCTCGTTTTACAAAGAAGTGACAGAAAGACTAGGcatcaaattattactatctTCCTCTAATCATCCACAAACAGATGGTCAGACGGAAAGCGTTAACAAAACCTTAGGTCGGTTACTAAGAAGTTACTGTTCACAAGATCAAGATAATTGGGACCATTTTCTCCCTCACCTTGAATTCGTTTACAATTCCACATTCCAACGTTCTATTCAAGCTTCACCATTTGAAGTAGATTTAGGTTATGTACCCAACGAACCATTACTAGACATTGGTAATGAGCTGTCGGCGCGTAATCTATCCGCTGTTGACTTATCAAAAACCATCAAGGTGATTTCTCTAAGAACTACAGATTTTCTCAAGCAATCACAAGAGGACATGGAATCACATGCGAATGAAACTCGAACGGCCAATGATTACAAACTCGGTGAATATGTGTTACTTCACCGTGATGCATATTTTACTGGGGGAAAGTACTTAAAGATCCAACCCATATTGTTAGGACCATTTAAGATTGTAAAAATAGGAAAAAACACCGTTGAACTTGATCTACCATCATCCTTTAAGAAACATAGGGTTATCAATATAAAATGGATAAAAAAGTTTGTATTAGACAAAGATAGGTACCCAAAAAGTCTACCAAGAACCTCGATTGAACGAATACAACGTGCTCAGGAAATAATTGCAGTCATAGGGTACGATGTGGAAAGCCACGAATACTACTGCAAGATGAAAGATGTTGATCCCACTCTAACCTGTACATACTCGttagaagaatttaataagttAACAAGCTCAAAGAAATCTTCGTTGTTAAACAATTTCAATACGCTTGTGAATACAAATTAAAGAGGGGAAGATGTTGTAGACGAGATTgactttatactcatctacaagttgctaactagaaattatacataacACTGAGCAACTGCTAGTTGCATACCTGTGAATATCGGTTCAATGCATAATCTCTACTAGTTAGCCAGCATTACTCAAACTGTGCACTCCTACCCTTATAAGTAAGTTTACAAACAgtccaattaaagtaaaatgggAAAGGTGGcgttgacctttgaaaagtatttaaaggccTAGCTTTTCCAGACttaagacataaatttatagttctttcacatagttatttagtttaaaaagaacaacaattatattcgtaagttcgaagtattaactggtgttaagttaataagattgttaaGTTTAGTTTTGGTAATTACTATTTAAGTGTATCGTACTCCTAAGTTGGTCTACAACAAATTTCAACAAATTCCTGGTTCCTTGGCCCAGTTGGTTAAGGCATCGTGCTAATAACGCGGGGATCAGCGGTTCGATCCCGCTAGGAACCATTTTTTGCGAGAATATATATGGTCACGTGATAAACAATGTTTTCTAATATTCTTCTtgccaaaaaaataaatttatcttATTCAAGTATTTAAATCTCTGTATATTTTTGCTCTAGCTTGGTTTTTATTGAACAAGTCCAATTTATGTGTAAATTTTATGCTGACGGCAATTCACTTTCAAGATCTCTTAATAACATTGATAACGCATTTCTTGGTATTTTGCATGTTATCTATTTCTAATTACTACGTTAAGTGGGAATACGGACTATAATTACCAAATGCTTCATCTTTATAAAATCATCTGCAACCATAAGTTATTAtgaacaaataatatacttTGTAATTCAcctcaaaaaaaaaaaaaaaaaaaaggaaaatacCTGTGTAGTAGAATCTAGATTGGCACTTGGAATAAAAGTTGGATTACAATATGTGCGATTGTTTTCTAATACTTCCTCTCAAGAGAAATTATATGTCTAGTAAAATGAAACTATCTATGGAGTGACCTTAAGTAAATCATAAATGTGAGTCCTACTACAAGTTTTTAGATAAGGTGACCTctgtaaaataaaacttttcCAAACAATCCTAATTTCTGAATTAAAAACTAAAACTGTcataaaattattctaCCTCGTGCTTAAAATTTGGTATTAATCAAAGGCTTGTTTAGAGAAAACTAATTCCTGATACTTATGGTAAGATTAATAAAACCAGGAGCTGTAACACaaacctttttttttttgtttttcataataccaataatttctaatatcGAATTTATCAAGAATATGGGAGGGAGGGGGGGGGGGGTAATTACATAGCtgttcattatttttcttttttagaAACTTTCTGAGATGTAATCTTCGAGCTATGTTACGATAATTGTAAGTAGGTTAGTATCTGTagatcaaaaaaaattagataaaatGAGCTATTTTTTAGTAACTATCCTTGCagctattatttttttaatggcTGGTAAATTCGTtagattaatttttaattaaatatttttcaggAAACTCTATTCAAACTTTAAAGGATGGGTTCtctacttttttttttaatgaaaaattatttcctATAGCGGTATTTATTATGGCGTGCTTTTAATATGTCAAAGTAATTAATGCTGGCTTACAATCTTCCAGATCACTTAAGATCGATcaatttttgatatatacATTTTACCGATTTTAAGAAAATCTGAATACGTCATCGGGAATTTCCTTTTTCGCTTAAATTCGcgtatttaattttaggCTGGTTAATAATAGCTGGTTTAAAAATAGCTCCCTTTATTTACAtgtcaataaaaaaaaatgcgATGGATGgtgtttaataataattagaTGTTTATTGATCTAGATCAAGAtcaagattaaaaaaatacgaaATAAAGACTAGTTTTCTTATCTTGAATTATTCATATAAATACTGCAATGCTTTCTTGATAATGAATGTATTTGTTGTGTCAATTCTCAAGAAATCATCAACAAAAGATAACAACTATATATTCTAACATTCTCACAACTCGTCATTCAGAAAAATGCAATACAAACAAACTCTAACTGTTGCTGCCTTAGCTTCTACCACCTTAGCTGCTTACAAGCCAAATGAACCATGGTCTACCTTAACTCCAAGTGCCACTTATTCTGGTGCCATGACTGATTACACCGGTTCTTTTGGTATTGCTGTTATCCCATTGGCTACTTCAGCTATCTCCTCTTCAGCTGCCAAGGCTAAGAGAGATGCTGTTTCTCAAATTGGTGATGGTCAAATCCAAGCTGCTACTACTACCACCTCTACCGTTGCTCCAAAACAAACTGCTGCTGCTGTCTCTCAAATCGGTGACGGTCAAATTCAAGCCACTACCAAAACTGAAGCTCCAAAACAAACTGCCGCTGCTGTTTCTCAAATTGGTGATGGTCAAATTCAAGCCACTACTAACACTATTGTTCCAAAGCAAACCGCCGCTGCTGTTTCTCAAATTGGTGATGGTCAAATCCAAGCCACTACCAACACTGAAGCTCCAAAATCAACTGCTGCTGCTGTCTCTCAAATTGGTGATGGTCAAATCCAAGCCACTACCAACACTGAAGCTCCAAAGTCTACTGCTGCTGCTGTTTCTCAAATAGGTGACGGTCAAGTTCAAGCTACCACCAGAAAGACTACCACTTTAGATGGTAAATCTTTCTCTGCTACTGCCACTGAAGCTGAATCTACAACTTCTACCGCTTCTACTTCTTCCTCTCAATCATCAGAAGATGCCTTCTTCGAAGCTCAAGCTTGTAAGAACAATGGCACTTTAACTATGACATTAAAGGATGGTATCTTAACCGACGCTAAGGGTAGAGTCGGTTCTATTGTTGCTAACAGACAATTCCAATTTGATGGTCCACCACCACAAGCTGGTGCTATCTACGCTGCTGGTTGGTCTATCACTCCAAAGGGTAACTTGGCCATTGGTTCCAACGATGTCTTCTACCAATGTTTATCTGGTAACTTCTACAACTTATACGATGAAACTCAAGGTGAACAATGTCACAAAGTTTACTTGCAAGCAGTTGAATTGGTTAACTGTTAAGCATAACACAGTGATTCTTTTTGTACtctttttctgtttttcaTGTCATAACCATAATTTTGCATTCAATTGTCTTTTCACGCATCCCACGATGATTGTATACTAGTTCTTTtctcatttatttttaaacattttataaaaacTCTGTATAttctataaaaatttaatcaaaATCATACTATTAAATTTCGCTATTCTACTTCGAATATTACTGGAAAGCCCATCTACTGGTCAAGAAATAAGTGCAATGTCTATCAATATAACattatttacaatattttttccttttcctTTCCCAACTTGATAAATAATCTATGATTAAGATAGTATAAAGCAggtttataattatttttgaataaaaattctaatattattcaaaaactATTGGTTATACGACCAGATATATTACAagtttaaaagaataaagcCCTGCCTAAATCTTTAGTTCAATTTGAGTAGCccatattaaaagaaatttagattttcaattaataaacaaCTAACAGTAGCGTGATGTAATCTTGTATTAGCAAgtaattttgtatttttttggcAGTTGCAAATATTTGAAGGCTCTTATCATAAGGGAAAAGCTACGGAATATGTAAGCGGAAGAAAGGCGGAGTTTTGATATTAGTAGCAAACCCATTTTGACGGACATGACCAAGGAACGTGAAAAGATCTAGTGGGACTTAAAAGGGCAAAGAGACAAAGGACTTTTTTGGGTAACCCATTGTTATCTGTGTGTTAATTTTTATCCTTCAACCATTAAATACCTGGTTGCAAAACCTTCAATCAGTCCCAGCATGTGCTTTAGCAcctaattatatataagaaAGATGATGATTGTTTATTCTCTTCTAATTTAATCCCTATATATTTTGCCAAGccttaaaaaataaaataaaccGCTAGGACATtcgaaaattaaaaaaaagagtaaTATGGTATTAGTTCAATCCATAAAGTTTGGTAATACTGGTTTAAAAGTATGCCCTATTATCGTTGGCTGTATGAGTTACGGGAAAAAGCAATGGCGTGAATGAGTTCTTGAAGATAAAAAGGAAATCTTTGACATTTTAAAGCATTGTTATGATATTGGTTTAAGAACTTTTGATACAGCTGATATGTATAGTAATGGCCGAAGTGAACTCATCTTAGGTGAATTCTTGAAAGAATATAAGATCCCAAGAGAAACTGTTGTAATTTTGTCTAAAGTATATAACCCTGTTGATGATACCGTTCCTGCTTTTAGGCCAGGTGTTAACCCATTTACTGAAGACGAGAAGCTTCACTTTGCTAATCAAAAAGGTTTATCTAGAAAACATATCATAGATGCATGTAAAAATTCTGTTCGAAGATTAGGTACTTATATTGATGTGTACCAAATCCATAGAGCAGATCCAGATACACCAATAGAGGAGACAATGAGGGCTTTGAATGATGTTGTACAAGAAGGATTAACAAGATACATTGGTGCTTCCTCCATGTTAGCAACTGAATTTGCAGAATATCAATTTATTGCTGAGAAAAATGGTTGGTCTAAGTTTGTTAACATGCAAGATTGTTACAACTTATTATACagagaagaagaaagagAAATGATTCCATTTGTTAAGAAGCATGGGATTACTTTGACTCCTTGGTCTCCATTACAAAGAGGTTTATTAACCAGGCCAGTGAATGTAAAATCAACAAGATTCAGACGGTACTTTAATAAGCCGCGgtttaaatcaatatcaaGATTTCGAGAtcgaaattattaatcGTGTTAAGAAACTCTCCAAGAAGTATAATGTTTCAATGGCAGAAATAGCGACTTCTTGGATATTGAGTAAAGGAACAATTCCTATTTTAGgtttaaattcaattaaaagagTAGATGTAGCTGTAGATGCTCTATCCGTTAAATTGACTGACGAAGAGTACGCTTACTTGGAAGAACCATACAAGCCAAACCCTCTAATCCAGTAGATCATTTCATAGCTAGTAGTGTAAATAATTAAGCATCAATACTGAAGTTGTTTCTATACTGTAAATAATACTCTTACTAGATTTCTTTTAGTGATACTATAATtgctttaaaaaaagtcaTTAAGTTTTCAtacattttttgaatattttctttttagtacttttttatctacaaaattgaaatattttattcaagTAGAAACTAAATgttaaataaagtaaagtTAATTGAAgtattttgatatattcaacataatattttttaaaaagcATTGAGTTTTCTATATCTAAAACCAGAGTATAGTACAAGAAGATAACAACACTATAATTTTCGGTTTTAAATAGGTAGCAAATGGATTTGAAACGAAATTGAGTGTACATTTTAAATCGTCAAAGTAAAacaaaatcattttttttaaagatacCTTTTCAATGGTTTACTACtagttttaaaataaaaaaattaacatgAGGGAGGATATCTTTGAAACTAGTGATAGGTCGGtgtttataataataacgtGAAGCTAAGAACATTTTCATGTCATATTACTATAAGGACTAAACTAATGTATTAGTCACtgtaatatttattatacaataaagattttattagatatctattaataatgttttTACAAATTTAGCTATCAAAACAGTCAGAACTTCATTTTTAACAGATTATTTAATCTACTTGCAACaaacttttaaagaaaaaaaaattatgtgGTATTTCGGATTGTATTTAGATCAGAATAAGCTTGATTCCTTTatgtataatatatacaggaCTATGAACTATATTATGACCAATAAATAAGTAAAATCAGTTTATATACAAGCCTGAACACCTAGAGAATGCTATACCTATACATATTGTGTATTGAAACATACCGAAGAATAGCCCATATTGATGCTAATGTTGctggaaaataattattttattctcCAGAAAATCCAATATTTAATCAAgaatatcatcattaaataatgtcaGCTTCTCTCAACTTCCAGTAAATGCATACCAGATGTTACCATATCAATTGAAGCAGATTTATTGTtcttataaataaataaagtaacGAAAATTGAGGCAACTTGGCCGAGTGGTTAAGGCGATAGATTAGAAATCTCTTGGGCTCTGCCCGCACAGGTTCGAATCCTGTAGTTGTCGAATTTTTCTCACAAAAAGATAAATCACGTGATATATATCCTCTTCAGGTTTAGtttttttagtttctttttttttttttagttctTTACCAGGTATCAGTGGCAAAAATAAAGgtattcaaattaatagataaatgtataaattttagatattaaatttcatcttagtaaaacaatttattttcaaataataataataattataatattgtttatatataagGGCAAACACATAACTATCTATTAGAACTGAATACTAGTTATCTTCgagagaaaaataataataatagtaataataatataatacagAATGGGACAAGGGCCTTCACAAAATaagaaacaaaagaaaGGTAATCAAAAACCAAAATATGAACCACCAGTTCAATCGAAGTTTGGTAGAAAAAAGAGAACCAGTGGACCAGCTACGGCAGAAAAATTACCTAATATCTATCCTAATACTCGTTGTAAATTAAAGTTACTTAGAATGGAAAGAATTAAGgatcatttattattagaagaagaatatgTTATAAATtctgaaatattaaaaccatttgaaaaaaagcAGGAGGAAGAAAAGAAGCAATTACAGGAAATTAGAGGAAATCCATTAAGTATTGGTGTATTGgaagaaattattgatgatgatcATGCAATTGTTACCAGTCCAACAATGCCTGACTATTATGTTTCAATTTTGTCCTTTGTTGacaaagaattattagaacCTGGTTGTTCTGTTTTATTACATCATAAGACAATGTCTATTGTTGGTGTATTACAAGACGATGCTGATCCAATGGTTTCTGTTATGAAAATGGACAAATCTCCAACTGAAACATATAGTGACATTGGTGGTTTAGAATCACAAATCCAAGAAATCAAAGAAGCTGTCGAACTACCATTAACTCATCCAGAATTATACGAAGAAATGGGTATTAAACCACCAAAGGGTGTTATCTTATACGGTGCACCAGGTACAGGTAAAACTTTATTAGCCAAAGCTGTGGCGAATCAAACATCTGCCACATTTTTAAGAATTGTTGGTTCAGAATTAATTCAGAAATATTTAGGTGATGGTCCAAGATTAGTTAGACAAATCTTTAAAGTAGCAGGTGAAAATGCTCCAAGTATTGTATTTATTGATGAAATCGATGCAATTGGTACTAAGAGATATGATTCAAATAGTGGTGGTGAAAGAGAAATTCAAAGAACAATGCTGGAACTATTAAATCAACTAGATGGTTTCGATGATACAAGTGATGTTAAAGTTATAATGGCAACTAATAAGATAGAAAGTTTAGATCCGGCCTTAATTAGACCTGGTAGAATCGATCGTAAAATTCTATTCGAAAACCCAGATTTATCAACCAAACGTAAAATTCTTGCTATTCACACTTCTAAGATGAGTTTAAGTGAAGATGTCAGTTTGGATGAATTGGTCACCTCTAAAGATGATCTATCAGGTGCCGATATTCAAGCCATGTGTACAGAAGCTGGGTTACTGGCTCTTAGAGAAAGAAGAATGCAAGTTACTGCAAAGGACTTCGAACAAGGTAAAGAGCGTGTCTTGAAGAACAAGATTGAAGAAAACTTGGAAGGTTTATATTTGTAAGCATGCATCTACTTTTTCCACTGACCAAGCTCTTTAACATTTTAAGTACTGGAATGcatatagatatatattctcAGCATGTAAGCATTATTCGATGAGCATCCATGATCCCAACTGTGCTAATTGAATAGCAACTTTAATCAAAAGTAACTTTTGGCATAAGGaagtttatttatatttatatttatacttCTGTTTATGTTTCTActtctgcttctgcttctAAATATAGCAATTACCGTAATAGTTCCGTATCACGTGAACGTCAATTTGAGGTATGCAGATTTCCGATGAACtgggaaaaaaaactacGTAACGTAAGGCCACTAAAAATAAGCATTTGCTAAATactgaaaaagaaaaaaaaaagccaTTGATGGCTATGAAGCTGGAAGGACAATTTGACTAAccagttttttttattttatttttgaaaaaaagtacAATAAGAGTCGTAATCATATACATCTACTTCTGATTAACCATAAAATATCTAATCTGTTAAAAAACAATAGAAACAGAGCAAGAACATTTAAAGAAAGTCATATCAAAGTGTTAAGTGTATTCGTCTTTTTCATCGATATAAGGGcatatcaattttatttaattaccAATTTGCTAATAAGTGATCATATCTTGGAGTATTACCTATTagctattattattaactactaatatatatactgcattattttctttatttttctttattattattatttattattagatttttttttttttttttttctatatttttattcattttaccGTTTTTAGATCGATAAATTTCGGTTACTTTGCTGCTCCACATTATTTGCGATAttatactattttttttttcaatataattaaGAAAAcccaaaaaaaagacataATAaccattaaaatataatttaggAAGAAAACTCTATTCTTAGAAACGATTGGTACTATTGTATATTAgacttttattataaattgcCAAGAAGacaattcttttttaacttAATTGTAGTAACAAggtattaaaaatttcaaaaaaaaaaaaaaaaaaaaaattaaacagattgagaaataaaatacgACAAATATATTGCAATTACATCTTATAACTAGTAAATATTGTAATGGTAGATCATAAGAAGGAAGTCAACAAAGATAATGAGCTAACATATAAAGTTGGGGTTgcagaaaataaaaatgcaCGATTTCGTCGAACGATGGAAGATGTGCATACTTTTGTAAAGAATTTTGCATCTAGATTAGACTGGGGCTACTTTGCTGTATTTGATGGGCATGCTGGTATTCAGGCCTCCAAATGGTGTGGGTCACATTTGCATACAgtaattgaagaaaaaatactaGACGACGAAACAAGAGATATAAGAGATGTTTTAAACGAATCGTTTGTAACGATTGATAAACATATTAATTCAGAATTGACTGGCAGTAGTGGATGTACAGCAGCAGTATGTGTTCTTCGTTGGGAAGTTCCTGATGATATATCAGTAGATAATATCAATCTCACACAACATAAACGTAAATTATATACAGCAAATGTCGGTGACACTCGAATAGTATTGTTTAGAAATGGTAGTAGTATTAGATTAACATATGATCATAAGGCGTCAGATCAATTAGAGATGGAAAGAATTGAAAGTGCCGGTGGTTTAATTATGAAAAGTAGAGTGAATGGTATGTTAGCAGTTACACGTTCATTAGGTGATAAGTTTTTTGATAGCCTCGTAGTAGCGACACCCTTCACAACAAGCGTTGAGATAACCGACCAAGATGagtttttaattattgCATGTGATGGGTTATGGGACGTTATTGAAGATCAAGAAGCATGTGAAATgattaaagatattaacGACCCTAATGAAGCCGCTAAAATATTAGTTAGAATGGCATTAGAAAAAGGAACTACTGATAATGTTACAGTAATGGTAGTTTTCCTATAATAGAcatttgtaaaattaaattacaaccaattattaatcaaatcaaaatatataattttaatctCACTTCAAAGTTACTGTCAAGAAGTTCATCCTATGCATATAACAATAGCTAcctatataatataataattcagtgttgtttttatttaataaaagatataGTGAGATCTTATCACGTTTGTcaagaagaatatttttagcATCTTAAGGGGGGAGGGAGTTGATtagttttgaaatttttttttcctaataaaaaacttttatataatattaatgaaactaATTGCTATAATTGTGTTTGGTGGTAATATATCGATAATTTAAACAGCATTGCTTCTAGAttgtttgaataaaaattgtaataaagTGATTTGAGCAAAACTCATACcacaaattaataaaatccCGTAAAATGAAAACCATTGGATTCTGCTCACCGTTGATTCAACAGTACTGTTGTTTCTGCTATTTCTACTTTTATAATATGATAAGTTTTTCTCCAGAATATACAATTGTCTCTCTATTGAATCAACTTTATCTTCTAATGATCTTTGCAATTCTTCtgtttcatcatcatctaaaTTTCTTTGTTGTTTTCTTTGATCACGTCTTTGTCTTCTAGC includes:
- the PTC1 gene encoding type 2C protein phosphatase PTC1 (similar to Saccharomyces cerevisiae PTC1 (YDL006W); ancestral locus Anc_3.215), whose product is MVDHKKEVNKDNELTYKVGVAENKNARFRRTMEDVHTFVKNFASRLDWGYFAVFDGHAGIQASKWCGSHLHTVIEEKILDDETRDIRDVLNESFVTIDKHINSELTGSSGCTAAVCVLRWEVPDDISVDNINLTQHKRKLYTANVGDTRIVLFRNGSSIRLTYDHKASDQLEMERIESAGGLIMKSRVNGMLAVTRSLGDKFFDSLVVATPFTTSVEITDQDEFLIIACDGLWDVIEDQEACEMIKDINDPNEAAKILVRMALEKGTTDNVTVMVVFL
- the ERP3 gene encoding Erp3p (similar to Saccharomyces cerevisiae ERP3 (YDL018C); ancestral locus Anc_3.182): MLTPDTSCTVSYYFGVQYSMNDDYKIDYEIYGPDDPYRPFISRNQEQQGEWEFLAEHKGEYAFCFYGGRQHDKIVEIDIQYTCEVDQDARRQRRDQRKQQRNLDDDETEELQRSLEDKVDSIERQLYILEKNLSYYKSRNSRNNSTVESTVSRIQWFSFYGILLICGMSFAQITLLQFLFKQSRSNAV